A single region of the Streptomyces sp. ITFR-16 genome encodes:
- the alc gene encoding allantoicase gives MTFEQNENQHEDPHANDAAPYGGGDPYADYRTTDLPFTDLVDLADRRLGAGVIAANDEFFAERENLLVRERAVFDPEHFGHKGKIMDGWETRRRRGADAAHPFPAPDEHDWALIRLGAPGIIRGIVVDTAHFRGNYPQRVSVQATCAEGTPGPAELLADDVKWEEIVPPTPVRGHAANGFEITGGRRYTHLRLCQHPDGGIARLRVHGEVLPDPSWLATLGTFDLLSVLNGGSYEDASDRFYSSPTQIILPGTSRKMDDGWENRRRRVRGTNDWVRFRLPAQGAVRAIEIDTAYLKGNAAGWIALQGRNGETGEWFEIIPRTRLQPDTLHRFPLRAQAVVTHVRLDAFPDGGVARMRLHGSLTESGAAELTARYEASAV, from the coding sequence ATGACCTTCGAACAGAATGAGAACCAGCACGAGGACCCCCACGCCAACGACGCGGCCCCGTACGGCGGTGGTGACCCGTACGCCGACTACCGCACCACCGACCTCCCCTTCACCGACCTCGTCGACCTCGCCGACCGCCGGCTCGGCGCGGGCGTGATCGCCGCCAACGACGAGTTCTTCGCCGAGCGCGAGAACCTCCTCGTCCGGGAGCGCGCGGTCTTCGACCCCGAGCACTTCGGCCACAAGGGCAAGATCATGGACGGCTGGGAGACCCGCCGCCGGCGCGGCGCCGACGCCGCCCACCCCTTCCCGGCCCCCGACGAGCACGACTGGGCCCTGATCCGCCTCGGCGCCCCCGGCATCATCCGCGGCATCGTCGTCGACACCGCCCACTTCCGCGGCAACTACCCGCAGCGCGTCTCCGTCCAGGCCACCTGCGCGGAGGGCACCCCCGGCCCCGCCGAACTCCTCGCGGACGACGTGAAGTGGGAGGAGATCGTCCCGCCGACCCCCGTACGCGGCCACGCCGCCAACGGCTTCGAGATCACCGGCGGACGCCGCTACACCCACCTCCGCCTCTGCCAGCACCCCGACGGCGGCATCGCCCGCCTCCGCGTGCACGGCGAAGTGCTCCCCGACCCGTCCTGGCTCGCCACGCTCGGCACGTTCGACCTGCTCTCGGTCCTGAACGGCGGCAGTTACGAGGACGCGTCCGACCGCTTCTACTCCTCGCCGACCCAGATCATCCTGCCCGGCACCTCCCGCAAGATGGACGACGGCTGGGAGAACCGCCGCCGCCGGGTCCGCGGCACCAACGACTGGGTCCGCTTCCGGCTGCCCGCCCAGGGCGCGGTCCGCGCGATCGAGATCGACACCGCCTACCTCAAGGGCAACGCGGCCGGCTGGATCGCCCTCCAGGGCCGCAACGGCGAGACGGGCGAGTGGTTCGAGATCATCCCCCGCACCCGCCTCCAGCCCGACACCCTGCACCGCTTCCCGCTGCGCGCCCAGGCCGTGGTCACCCACGTCCGGCTCGACGCCTTCCCCGACGGCGGCGTCGCCCGGATGCGCCTGCACGGCTCGCTCACCGAGTCCGGAGCGGCCGAACTCACCGCCCGCTACGAGGCGTCGGCCGTCTGA
- the pepN gene encoding aminopeptidase N: MPGTNLTREEAQERARLLTVDAYEIDLDLSGAQEGGTYRSVTVVRFDSAEDGAETFIDLVAPAVHEVELNGRTLDVAAVFRDSRITLPHLRAGSNELKVVADCAYTNTGEGLHRFVDPVDEQAYLYTQFEVPDARRVFASFEQPDLKATFRFTVKAPSGWTVISNSPTPEPRDDVWSFEPTPRISTYITALIAGPYHSVHSSYEKDGQSVPLGIYCRPSLAEYLDADAIFDVTRMGFDWFQEKFDYAYPFAKYDQLFVPEFNAGAMENAGAVTIRDQYVFRSKVTDAAYETRAETVLHELAHMWFGDLVTMEWWNDLWLNESFATYTSIACLAYAEGSQWPHSWTTFANSMKTWAYRQDQLPSTHPIMADIRDLDDVLVNFDGITYAKGASVLKQLVAYVGMDEFFKGVQAYFKAHAFGNTRLSDLLGALEETSGRDLKTWSTAWLETAGINILRPEIETDSDGHVTSFAVLQEAPALPAGAKGEPTLRPHRIAIGFYDLDEAGKLVRTDRIELDVDGERTTVPFPAGTARPAVILLNDDDLSYAKVRLDEESLRVVTEHLGDFTESLPRALCWASAWDMVRDGELATRDYLALVLSGVGKESDIGVVQSLHRQVKMALDLYAAPEWREAGLTQWTDATLAHLRAAEPGSDHQLAWARAFAATARNPQQLDLLRALLDGAEEIEGLAVDTELRWAFVQRLAATGLLDDDEIDAEYARDRTAAGERHAAAARAARPSEEAKAEAWASVVESDKLPNSLQEAVIGGFVQTDQRELLAPYTEKFFAAVKDVWESRSHEMAQQVAIGLYPALQVSQETLDATDAWLASAEPGAALRRLMSESRSGVERALRARAADAAAATA, translated from the coding sequence GTGCCTGGCACGAATCTGACCCGCGAAGAGGCACAGGAGCGGGCGCGCCTGCTGACCGTGGACGCGTACGAGATCGATCTCGACCTCTCCGGGGCGCAGGAGGGCGGGACCTACAGGTCCGTCACCGTCGTGCGCTTCGACTCCGCCGAAGACGGTGCGGAGACCTTCATCGACCTGGTGGCCCCGGCCGTCCACGAGGTCGAGCTGAACGGCAGGACGCTGGACGTCGCGGCCGTGTTCCGCGACTCGCGCATCACCCTGCCGCACCTGCGGGCCGGCTCCAACGAGCTGAAGGTCGTCGCCGACTGCGCGTACACCAACACGGGTGAGGGGCTGCACCGCTTCGTCGACCCCGTCGACGAGCAGGCCTACCTCTACACGCAGTTCGAGGTCCCGGACGCGCGCCGGGTCTTCGCGAGCTTCGAGCAGCCCGACCTGAAGGCGACCTTCCGGTTCACCGTGAAGGCCCCGTCCGGCTGGACCGTGATCTCCAACTCGCCGACGCCGGAGCCCCGCGACGACGTCTGGTCGTTCGAGCCGACGCCGCGCATCTCCACGTACATCACGGCGCTCATCGCCGGTCCGTACCACTCGGTGCACAGCAGCTACGAGAAGGACGGCCAGTCCGTCCCGCTCGGCATCTACTGCCGTCCCTCGCTCGCCGAGTACCTCGACGCGGACGCGATCTTCGACGTGACCCGGATGGGCTTCGACTGGTTCCAGGAGAAGTTCGACTACGCCTACCCCTTCGCCAAGTACGACCAGCTCTTCGTCCCGGAGTTCAACGCGGGCGCGATGGAGAACGCGGGCGCGGTCACCATCCGCGACCAGTACGTCTTCCGCTCCAAGGTGACGGACGCGGCGTACGAGACGCGGGCCGAGACGGTCCTGCACGAGCTGGCCCACATGTGGTTCGGCGACCTCGTCACCATGGAGTGGTGGAACGACCTGTGGCTGAACGAGTCGTTCGCCACCTACACCTCGATCGCCTGCCTGGCGTACGCCGAGGGCTCGCAGTGGCCGCACTCCTGGACCACGTTCGCCAACTCCATGAAGACCTGGGCCTACCGGCAGGACCAGCTGCCCTCGACCCACCCGATCATGGCCGACATCCGTGACCTGGACGACGTCCTGGTCAACTTCGACGGCATCACGTACGCCAAGGGCGCCTCGGTCCTGAAGCAGCTGGTGGCGTACGTCGGCATGGACGAGTTCTTCAAGGGCGTCCAGGCGTACTTCAAGGCGCACGCCTTCGGCAACACCCGGCTCTCCGACCTGCTCGGCGCGCTGGAGGAGACCTCCGGCCGCGATCTGAAGACCTGGTCCACGGCGTGGCTGGAGACGGCGGGGATCAACATCCTGCGCCCGGAGATCGAGACGGACTCCGACGGGCACGTCACCTCCTTCGCCGTCCTCCAGGAGGCGCCCGCGCTGCCCGCCGGGGCGAAGGGCGAGCCGACGCTGCGCCCGCACCGCATCGCCATCGGTTTCTACGACCTCGACGAGGCCGGGAAGCTGGTGCGTACGGACCGGATCGAGCTGGACGTCGACGGCGAGCGCACCACCGTGCCGTTCCCGGCCGGCACCGCCCGCCCCGCCGTCATCCTCCTCAACGACGACGACCTCTCGTACGCGAAGGTCCGGCTCGACGAGGAGTCGCTGCGGGTCGTCACGGAGCACCTGGGCGACTTCACCGAGTCGCTGCCGCGCGCGCTGTGCTGGGCCTCCGCCTGGGACATGGTCCGCGACGGCGAGCTGGCCACCCGTGACTACCTCGCACTGGTCCTGTCCGGGGTCGGCAAGGAGTCGGACATCGGCGTCGTCCAGTCGCTGCACCGCCAGGTGAAGATGGCCCTCGACCTGTACGCCGCGCCGGAGTGGCGCGAGGCCGGTCTGACCCAGTGGACCGACGCGACGCTCGCGCATCTGCGCGCGGCCGAGCCGGGCAGCGACCACCAGCTGGCCTGGGCCCGCGCCTTCGCGGCGACGGCCCGCAACCCGCAGCAGCTCGACCTGCTGCGGGCGCTGCTCGACGGCGCCGAGGAGATCGAGGGCCTGGCCGTCGACACCGAGCTGCGCTGGGCCTTCGTGCAGCGGCTGGCCGCCACCGGGCTGCTCGACGACGACGAGATCGACGCCGAGTACGCGCGCGACCGGACGGCGGCGGGCGAGCGCCATGCGGCGGCCGCCCGTGCGGCCCGGCCCTCCGAGGAGGCGAAGGCGGAGGCCTGGGCCTCGGTCGTCGAGTCCGACAAGCTGCCGAACTCCCTCCAGGAGGCGGTCATCGGCGGGTTCGTCCAGACCGACCAGCGCGAGCTGCTGGCGCCGTACACGGAGAAGTTCTTCGCCGCGGTGAAGGACGTCTGGGAGTCGCGCAGCCACGAGATGGCGCAGCAGGTCGCGATCGGCCTGTACCCGGCGCTCCAGGTCTCCCAGGAGACCCTGGACGCGACGGACGCCTGGCTGGCCTCGGCGGAGCCGGGCGCGGCCCTGCGCCGGCTGATGTCGGAGTCCCGCTCGGGTGTGGAGCGGGCGCTGCGGGCCCGCGCCGCGGACGCCGCGGCGGCGACCGCCTAG